From a region of the Paenibacillus sp. R14(2021) genome:
- a CDS encoding cation diffusion facilitator family transporter has product MHGNRQDKGHSDSRSHEHNHSHNHNHHGHDHGHDHSGVFHTHAPINKMKTAFFLSFIILIAETVGGIISHSLALLSDAGHVLTDIAAIGLSWYAMKQAQRSPSETYTYGYHRSGILAAFVNAASLIVIALLILWQAVLRFQHPEPVGSTWMFVSAGIGLVMNLYLGLGLSKEDNVNVKSAVMHMLGDAAASAGVIVAGIIIYFTDWHVVDPILSVLIALLIAFGSIGILKQTINILMEAAPKEGLVQQAAEAIRSVNGVCGVHHLHVWSLTSGKNALSCHVILDGGTTISDSQPILREIEHKLLHLSIGHATIQIEDDQNRHGNSVLCKDTDEHHAH; this is encoded by the coding sequence ATGCACGGCAACCGGCAAGACAAGGGGCATTCGGACAGCCGAAGCCACGAACATAATCATAGCCATAACCACAATCACCATGGACATGATCACGGCCACGATCACAGTGGCGTCTTCCATACGCACGCGCCGATTAACAAAATGAAAACGGCTTTCTTCCTGAGCTTCATTATTCTCATCGCTGAAACGGTGGGCGGAATCATCTCGCACAGCTTGGCGCTGCTATCCGATGCAGGTCATGTGCTGACCGATATTGCGGCCATTGGACTCTCTTGGTATGCGATGAAGCAAGCGCAGAGATCGCCTTCGGAAACGTATACGTACGGGTACCATCGGTCCGGCATATTGGCGGCCTTCGTTAACGCGGCTTCCTTAATCGTAATCGCTCTGCTTATCCTTTGGCAGGCCGTCCTTCGGTTCCAGCATCCCGAGCCGGTCGGAAGTACCTGGATGTTCGTCAGCGCAGGTATCGGGCTTGTCATGAATCTGTACCTTGGGCTTGGTCTGAGCAAAGAAGACAATGTCAATGTGAAGAGCGCCGTCATGCATATGCTCGGCGATGCAGCCGCTTCTGCAGGCGTCATCGTTGCGGGCATCATCATTTATTTCACCGATTGGCATGTGGTCGATCCGATTCTGAGCGTATTGATCGCCCTGCTGATTGCCTTCGGCTCGATCGGAATCTTGAAGCAGACGATCAACATTCTCATGGAGGCTGCTCCCAAAGAAGGGCTAGTGCAGCAAGCGGCGGAAGCGATTCGTTCCGTGAATGGCGTCTGCGGCGTCCATCATCTGCATGTGTGGAGCCTGACCAGCGGCAAGAACGCACTGTCCTGCCACGTAATTCTCGACGGCGGTACGACCATCTCGGATAGCCAGCCGATTCTGCGGGAGATCGAGCACAAGCTGCTACATTTGTCGATCGGTCATGCGACCATTCAGATAGAAGACGACCAGAATCGGCATGGCAATTCGGTGCTATGCAAGGATACGGATGAGCATCACGCACACTAA
- a CDS encoding MerR family transcriptional regulator produces the protein MTEPAIYTVEEVTEKLGITARTLHYYEEIGLLPDVSRTEGRHRLYDESMFLRIQHILKLKLVLGASLQEIRSILQAEEELDAIKASYYDDARTGEERERLLDEATDRLQAIIAHIDEKLAKLQTLRQGFGERLERANRLKHRGT, from the coding sequence ATGACGGAGCCGGCGATCTATACGGTGGAGGAAGTAACCGAGAAGCTGGGCATCACGGCGCGCACGCTCCATTACTATGAAGAAATTGGGCTGCTGCCCGATGTTTCGAGGACGGAAGGCAGGCATCGCCTCTACGATGAGAGCATGTTTCTTCGTATTCAGCATATTTTGAAGCTCAAACTGGTGTTAGGGGCATCGCTGCAAGAGATAAGGTCTATTCTGCAGGCGGAGGAAGAGCTGGACGCGATCAAGGCTTCCTATTATGATGACGCTCGTACGGGTGAGGAGCGCGAACGGCTGCTGGATGAGGCGACAGATCGGCTCCAGGCCATCATCGCCCACATTGACGAGAAGCTGGCGAAGCTGCAAACGCTGCGGCAAGGGTTCGGCGAACGCTTGGAACGAGCCAACCGTTTGAAGCACCGCGGCACTTAG